A single genomic interval of Vulpes vulpes isolate BD-2025 chromosome 3, VulVul3, whole genome shotgun sequence harbors:
- the ARL14 gene encoding ADP-ribosylation factor-like protein 14, whose amino-acid sequence MMFAYNQGDRLQHKCTQVPSLKIQHEAFAIFFPPIIFTRNLDSKHCLWPKEESLKGVKNPKMGLLSSKNSKTKQARILLLGLDSAGKSTLLYKLKLAKNISTLPTIGFNVEMIQLEKNLSLMIWDVGGQEKMRAVWDHYCENTDGLMYVVDSTDKQRLKDSRRELEHILKNEHIKNVPVVLLANKQDVPGALTAEDITRMFKVKKLCSDRNWYVQPCCAITGDGLMEGFRKLTGFVKSHMKSRGDALAFFKQN is encoded by the coding sequence ATGATGTTTGCCTATAATCAAGGCGATAGGCTACAACATAAATGCACACAAGTTCCCAGTCTTAAAATACAACATGAAGCATTTGCTATCTTCTTTCCTCCTATTATTTTCACAAGAAACCTGGACAGCAAACATTGTCTCTGGCCAAAAGAAGAGTCTTTGAAAGGAGTAAAAAACCCTAAAATGGGTCTACTAAGTTCTAAAAACTCCAAAACCAAGCAAGCCCGgattcttcttctgggacttgaCTCAGCTGGGAAGTCTACACTCCTTTACAAATTAAAGCTTGCTAAGAATATTTCAACCCTCCCAACCATAGGTTTCAACGTGGAGATGATCCAGTTGGAAAAGAATCTTTCGCTCATGATCTGGGATGTTGGAGGACAAGAAAAAATGAGAGCCGTTTGGGATCATTACTGTGAGAACACTGATGGGCTGATGTATGTTGTGGATAGTACGGACAAACAGCGTCTGAAAGATTCCAGAAGAGAGCTGGAGCACATTTTGAAGAACGAACACATTAAAAATGTGCCTGTTGTTCTATTAGCCAACAAACAGGATGTGCCTGGAGCTCTAACTGCTGAGGACATCACCAGAATGTTCAAAGTGAAGAAGCTCTGCAGTGACCGGAACTGGTATGTGCAGCCCTGCTGTGCCATCACTGGGGATGGACTGATGGAGGGGTTCAGGAAATTGACTGGATTTGTGAAAAGCCACATGAAATCAAGAGGAGACGCTTTAGCATTCTTTAAGCAGAACTGA